Part of the Ignavibacteriota bacterium genome, CAGCCGCTCGAGCGGTAGTCGCCGGGATGATCGTTTGTGCCGAGGAAGGAGAGATGCGGATCGTTGAGCCGGGTCTTGTGAATGTTGAGCAGCGGCGAACTGATGCGCAGTTCCGTGCCGGGGCCGCGCGCGCTCAGTTTGTTGTCGGGTTTGCCCGGCTCCTCGGCGGGATTCGGGTTGCCGATCTCGGAGGGATTTGCGCGCGACACACGCCCGCCGCGCTCGAAGCTGCGGAAGATGTCGCCCGGCTGCGTGATCTCCCATCGCGGCAGCGGCAACAGCGTGGGGAGTATGCCCTTCTTTGCCATCTCCTCGGCGGTCGGCGGAGGGACGGTATTGATCTGCTGCTGCACACCGTCGATGGAATAGCTCTCGCCGAAAATGTAGTGTTTGGTCGACACGATGCCGTTGTTGTACGCCGCGCCGCCCCACAGGAGGGCCGATGTGGTCATGATGCTCTTGCGCACGTTGAAGACTTCCGTGGCATGGCAGCCGCCGCACGCGCGGTCGGCCACACGCAGATCGCCCGGATTGAAGAAGCGGATGAATTCGGGACTCTCGCGGTTGAGCAGTGTGTACGAGCGCTGCGGATTCGCGGCACTCTTCCAGGCCTCGGGGTAACGGGGCGCGATGTGCGCCGAACTTTTTGTCTTTGCGGACGCGTCGCCCCCGTGGCAGTCGATACATCCGAGCGGCACGTTCTTGTGCATGGGTTCGATGCCGCCATGGCAGGTAAGGCAGCCGCTGCTCTTGCGCGCCACATCCTCCTGCGACTGACGCAGCAGACTGTTGTCCTGCGCCCGCAGACCGGCTCCCACAAAACATAGCAGGCAGACGGCGAACAGAGCGGTACGGCCTATCGCGTGCGCGGCATCCGATCCGGAAACGCCCGCACGGACGCGCCCGGCTGTAGTGCGCGGACTCTCGATCAGGGTGTCGATATGACGTCGGCGTTGCATCAGTAGGTCATGGCTAGGACAAGAAAGGCGGCGTACCGCGTGGCGGAACTTTCGTAGATGTCGCTCCATCCCGCGAGTGGTGTCAGAGCGCTGGCGCCCGCCGTCACGATCATGTTGTTGTTGAGGAAGGGCCGGTACACAAAACCGAGTCCGTAATCGAGTCCGATGTTTTTCCGCAGCGCGTTCTGATGGATGAAGGCCTGCAGTGGTTCAACCGCGGCGAAGCGCAGCATGTTGATGTTCAGCACGGCCTTGAGTTCCGGCGTCAGTTCCGCATCACAGCCGGCGTTCAGTATCAGGATGCCGGGATTCACGAAGTTGGCCTGTCCCTCGAATTTGTTGCTGCGCAGCGACGGCAGCAGACTGCCGCGGTGCACCAGACCCACATCCTGCAGACGTATGCCCTGCCCGTTCCAGAAACTGAAAGGCCCTCCGGCAAAAAACGGCGCGTCGATAATCGCGTCGAAGCCGCGCGCGGTGCCGTCGAATGGCTCTGCATCACCGCTCGCGTAAAAGCCGGAGACTTTGAAACGCAGCCAGTCCTGATCCACCGACAGCTCGAGCGCCGCCATCTGCGCGTTGATGTTGGTGGAGCGTCCCGCGAGCGGCTGGAAGCTGTCCTCGCCGAACACCTGATACACGGCATGGGTCACGTTGATCGTACCGAAATGGCCGTCGCCGGACCACCCCGCGTACCACACCTTCAGCGCGTGCGGTCGTGTGGTGCCGAGCAAGGCGGGACGCACAGGCACGCCGTTTTCGTCGAAGTGCCGCGAAGCCCTGTCGTCATTGTACAGAACACTGAACTGCGTCGTGTGTCCGAGGGCGAACAGATCCTGGAGATAGATGTTGCCGATCCACACCTGCTGATCCCGGCTGTCGAACAGCGTGTTGAGTTCGCTGTTTGTTTCCTTCTCGAGCATGGGAAGGAACACGAGATTGTATTGTATGTGGTTGTTCGCGGCATTGCCGAAGATCCGCGCGCCGAGGTTGAAGTCGCTGAACACAAAGCCGCGGAAGTCGCTGGCAAAGCGCTGAATGCCCGCGCGGAACGACACGAAGTCGTAGCGGTCGCTGATGTCGAACAGGTGTTTCTCGAACGAGAGTTCCTCGAAGGCGAAGTGGCGGTCGGCCCTCTCCCTGCCCTTGCGTACGTTGATGTTCACGTTGTTGAACTCGCGCAGCGCCACATAATTCGCGTTGAAGACGCCCGTCACCTTCACTTCCCAGTCGCGCGGCCTGTACGCGGCGTCGCCGTGATACAGCTCGAGGGTGAGTTTCAGATTCTGCACGCCCGCGAATCTCTCGCCGCTGCCGAAGAACACGTCGCTCAACGGTGCGCGTGTGCTGTTGCTGCTCGGCGTGGGAAGATCGGCGTAAATTCCCGCGCTTTCGCTCGTCGCGGCGAGAATAAAAAACGTGTTCTGTCCGATGACGGGATAGTCGCCCTTCAGCACGTTTTGGTTGTAGGGATCGTACCAGTGTGTGGCGACATTGAGTTCGTAGGGCGGGGGCACGATCTGCCGCCAGCGGTCGGGCAGCGGCACGAAGTCGGGAATGCTGCGCTCGGTCGCGGCGCTGTCGCGCGTGCTGCGCGCCGAGTCGGCCGCACTCTGCGCGCGAAGTGCCGACGAGCCGAGACAGAACAGACCTAGAACACAGACGGCGGTGTTGCGATATGTGCGGATGGACGTCACAGCTCCGCCTTGCGCGGGAATTTCACGAAGGGCAGACGCACGCCGTCGTAGAAAAAGGCGTCGCTGCGTATCGCGGACGGCGCGTCGTAGCCGCGCGCTCCCGCGGCGGCGATGAGATCGTCCTGATCCACGCCGTCACCGCTGACCCCGATCGCGCCGATCAGCACACCGTTGCGATAGAGTGGAATGCCTCCGGGGAAGATGGTGATGCCGTTCCCGTATGCGGGGAGTCCGGGACGCAAGAGCGAACGCTGATACTGAAAGCCCGGTCCCTGATACAGCGGACCCGGCTTCTGCGGAACACCGAGAGTGCTGCGGTCGATGCCCGGGGGATAAAAGTCCTGCGCGAGGAACCCGACCGCGCGTGTAGTCATCGCGAGTCCGGCATCGGAAGCGAGTCCGAGTATGCCGCGCACACGCGCGCCGAATTCGGTATTCGCGGGATCGCTGAAGGCCAGCGCGGTGCGGGCCTTCTGCACGGCCACATCAAAACTGAACAGCGTGGCCTCGCGTGTGCGCCACACGCCGAGCACGGTGCGGCCGTCGCGATCCACCACCGCGATAAACACACGCGCGGGCACACCGACGGGTTGCCGGATCGCGGCGCGTGTGATGCCGGCCTGCGCGGCGGCGGCCGTGAGGATGCCGCGCACCTCGGCGGCGCTGAGATGTGGTGGCGTGGTGAAACCGCTGCCGCGTATGGCGAACGATGTGACTCCGCCGCGTGTCACCTCGCCCTCGATCGGGAACACGGGCGCGCCGCCCTGCGCGGGACGGAAGGTGTACACGCCGCGTGTGCGTTCATCAAAGCCCGGCACAAAAACAACGGACGCGGGGATCGCATTTGTGTAGAGCAGGCGTATGCCTCCCGCGAGTGTCTGATCACCGCGGATGCGCGCCGGACCCTCGAAGCCGCGCGCCGCCGTCACAGCAATCACTTCATCGGCGGTGATGCCCTCGCAGGTGGTCGTGTCGAAGCCCGCGCCCGCGCCCGCGATGCCGATGCCGCCCACGAGTATGCCGTCCTTGTACAGCGGTATCCCGCCCGGCCTGTCGTTGAGGGCGCCGCCGTTCGGCTGTATGTCGCCGCCGGGCAGACTCGAGAAACCGACGCCGAACAACGGACCCGCGGGCGTGTTTGCAATGCCCGGCGGGAAATGCGGACGCGTGATGAAACTCGCCGTGAGCGTGGAGAAGGAATTTTGATTGCTGCTGAGATACGATGCCGTGCGTGCCTTGGCGCGCGCCTCGGTCGTGTCGCC contains:
- a CDS encoding heme-binding protein, whose protein sequence is MMKTITVYILSLLTVCILWTGCDVADPAPAAGSVDVRTLDSADVRRVVAQAVQTADGLAPRRAVAIAVTDREGNELAVFLMDGLVDPGDTTEARAKARTASYLSSNQNSFSTLTASFITRPHFPPGIANTPAGPLFGVGFSSLPGGDIQPNGGALNDRPGGIPLYKDGILVGGIGIAGAGAGFDTTTCEGITADEVIAVTAARGFEGPARIRGDQTLAGGIRLLYTNAIPASVVFVPGFDERTRGVYTFRPAQGGAPVFPIEGEVTRGGVTSFAIRGSGFTTPPHLSAAEVRGILTAAAAQAGITRAAIRQPVGVPARVFIAVVDRDGRTVLGVWRTREATLFSFDVAVQKARTALAFSDPANTEFGARVRGILGLASDAGLAMTTRAVGFLAQDFYPPGIDRSTLGVPQKPGPLYQGPGFQYQRSLLRPGLPAYGNGITIFPGGIPLYRNGVLIGAIGVSGDGVDQDDLIAAAGARGYDAPSAIRSDAFFYDGVRLPFVKFPRKAEL